One segment of Amycolatopsis alba DSM 44262 DNA contains the following:
- a CDS encoding ABC transporter permease: MTELMTDPKTSSLPAPPRRRKFRWLRELALIPALVVVLIIGGLISDTFLTFGSIVGILSASAALSMVVLGESLVLLTGKFDLSLESTMGMAPALGAMLVIPVASSGFGTEFPGFAGILAVLVAGAAVGFVNGFLIVKLKLNAFIVTLAMLTVLRGTQIGSTQGKTLFDQLDVFTALATTTFIGLPMSVWLAAALFTVFGLGLRYHRIGRSLYAIGGNREAARAAGIRVDRISWGVFVVAGVLAAIGGLAYTGYVGALGADQGDGLILQVFAAAVIGGVSLDGGKGTLVGALTGVLLLQTVTNLLQVAQVPPEWLKAIYGVIILVALIISRYAGGKAQT, translated from the coding sequence GTGACTGAACTCATGACCGATCCGAAGACTTCGTCGCTGCCTGCCCCGCCGCGCCGCCGGAAGTTCCGCTGGCTGCGCGAACTCGCCCTGATTCCGGCGCTCGTCGTGGTGCTGATCATCGGAGGACTGATCAGTGACACGTTCCTGACCTTCGGCAGCATCGTCGGGATCCTGTCCGCCTCGGCGGCGCTGTCGATGGTGGTGCTCGGCGAATCGCTCGTGCTGCTGACCGGGAAGTTCGACCTGTCGCTGGAATCGACCATGGGCATGGCGCCCGCGCTCGGCGCGATGCTGGTCATCCCGGTGGCGTCTTCGGGCTTCGGCACCGAATTCCCCGGTTTCGCCGGCATCCTCGCCGTGCTGGTGGCCGGTGCCGCGGTCGGTTTCGTGAACGGGTTCCTGATCGTCAAGCTGAAGCTGAACGCCTTCATCGTCACGCTGGCGATGCTGACGGTGCTGCGCGGCACGCAGATCGGGTCCACCCAGGGGAAGACGCTCTTCGACCAGCTGGACGTGTTCACCGCGCTGGCGACGACGACGTTCATCGGGCTGCCGATGTCGGTGTGGCTGGCCGCGGCGCTGTTCACCGTGTTCGGGCTGGGGCTGCGGTATCACCGGATCGGCCGGTCGCTCTACGCCATCGGCGGGAACCGGGAAGCCGCACGGGCCGCCGGTATCCGCGTCGACCGGATCTCGTGGGGTGTGTTCGTCGTGGCCGGTGTGCTGGCCGCGATCGGCGGGCTCGCGTACACCGGTTACGTCGGTGCGCTCGGCGCCGATCAGGGCGACGGGCTCATCCTCCAGGTGTTCGCGGCTGCGGTGATCGGCGGTGTCTCCCTGGACGGTGGGAAGGGCACGCTGGTCGGGGCGCTCACCGGCGTGCTGCTCCTGCAGACGGTCACCAACCTGCTGCAGGTCGCTCAGGTGCCGCCTGAGTGGCTGAAAGCGATCTACGGCGTGATCATCCTGGTCGCGCTGATCATTTCCCGCTACGCCGGCGGGAAAGCCCAGACTTAG
- a CDS encoding sugar ABC transporter ATP-binding protein — MSALPAGSAAVPVVSAQGVGKRYGPTVALSDVSITVNPGESHALVGRNGAGKSTLVSILTGLSKTDTGRVEFGGVPAPPLSKQDDWKRAVACVYQHAMVVPQLTVAENLFLNRQSGKGFAIGWQRLRRQARELLDSWDVGVDVDTPAGELSVEDRQFVEIARALSYGARFIVLDEPTAQLDSQAIERLFARMRQMQANGVTFLFISHHLHEVYEVCQAVTVLRDAKHILTAPVSEVGRAELIDAMTGEQGGLSVRDASTREALAEDADEVLTVDGLSGDGFEDVTFRIHRGEVIGLAGSNASGKHQVAETVYGLLSPSAGTIRVDGKPLKPGDIPAAIRAGIGCVPRDRHHEGLVLEHSIADNATLSILDRMGKGGVASPGARYAKASKALRDYDIVAADADQPVSDLSGGNQQKVVLARALAGDPRLVVLINPTAGVDVKSKEALLAVVDRVRAEGKAVLIVSDELDDLRLSDRVLVLRAGAVVAEHRAGWSDGDLVADIEGVER; from the coding sequence GTGAGCGCGCTGCCCGCCGGGTCCGCCGCCGTGCCGGTGGTCAGCGCACAGGGCGTCGGCAAACGCTACGGCCCGACCGTGGCGTTGTCCGACGTCAGCATCACCGTCAACCCCGGCGAGTCGCACGCGCTCGTCGGCCGCAACGGTGCCGGGAAGTCGACGCTGGTCTCGATCCTCACCGGACTGTCCAAAACGGACACCGGACGGGTCGAGTTCGGTGGCGTTCCCGCACCGCCCTTGTCCAAACAGGACGACTGGAAGCGTGCCGTCGCCTGTGTCTACCAGCACGCGATGGTCGTCCCGCAGCTGACCGTCGCGGAGAACCTGTTCCTCAACCGCCAGTCGGGTAAGGGCTTCGCGATCGGCTGGCAGCGATTACGCCGCCAGGCACGGGAGCTGCTCGACTCCTGGGACGTGGGTGTCGACGTCGACACCCCGGCTGGCGAGCTTTCGGTCGAAGACCGGCAGTTCGTCGAGATCGCCAGAGCGCTTTCCTACGGTGCCCGGTTCATCGTGCTCGACGAGCCGACGGCGCAACTGGACAGCCAGGCGATCGAGCGGCTCTTCGCGCGGATGCGCCAGATGCAGGCGAACGGGGTGACGTTCCTGTTCATCTCGCATCACCTCCACGAGGTGTACGAGGTGTGCCAGGCGGTCACCGTGCTGCGCGACGCCAAGCACATCCTGACCGCGCCGGTCTCGGAGGTCGGCCGCGCCGAGCTGATCGACGCGATGACCGGCGAGCAGGGCGGGCTTTCCGTCCGCGACGCCTCGACGCGTGAGGCGCTGGCCGAGGACGCCGACGAGGTGCTGACCGTCGACGGGCTTTCCGGTGACGGCTTCGAAGACGTGACGTTCCGGATCCACCGCGGCGAGGTGATCGGGCTCGCGGGCAGCAACGCCAGCGGCAAGCACCAGGTCGCCGAAACCGTGTACGGCCTGCTGTCACCGAGCGCGGGCACGATCCGGGTGGACGGGAAACCGTTGAAACCGGGCGACATCCCGGCCGCGATCCGCGCCGGGATCGGCTGTGTGCCCAGAGACCGGCACCACGAAGGGCTGGTACTCGAACACTCCATCGCGGACAACGCCACACTGTCCATTTTGGATCGCATGGGCAAGGGCGGTGTCGCGTCGCCGGGCGCGCGGTACGCGAAAGCGTCAAAAGCTTTGCGGGACTACGACATCGTCGCGGCCGACGCCGACCAGCCGGTGTCCGACCTTTCCGGTGGCAACCAGCAGAAGGTCGTCCTTGCCCGTGCGCTGGCCGGTGATCCGCGCCTGGTCGTGCTGATCAACCCGACCGCGGGGGTGGACGTGAAATCGAAGGAGGCGCTGCTCGCGGTCGTCGACCGGGTGCGGGCCGAGGGCAAGGCGGTGCTGATCGTCAGCGACGAACTGGACGATCTCCGCCTGAGCGACCGGGTGCTCGTGCTCCGCGCGGGTGCCGTGGTCGCCGAACACCGGGCGGGCTGGTCCGACGGCGACCTGGTGGCCGACATCGAAGGAGTCGAGCGGTGA
- a CDS encoding sugar ABC transporter substrate-binding protein, which produces MRTRVIRVAAAATALGLALSACGSTKDNAPKPGAGGAQGGKVGATIPLLTSPFWQAYNNYVPLKAKEQGVDALPTVNADSDSAKQITDVNTLLNQGVKGLVVTPIDSAAVVAGLKAAENKGVPVVAVDVAPESGKVAMVVRADNKAYGTKACEAIGAKVTSGKVVQVMGDLASVNGRDRSEAFRECMKAKFPGVQVLEVAAEWKADKASSGLDSLLTANPDIKAVYMQAGGVYLAPTQQALKRKNLYFPVGDPKHVVLVSNDGIPQELAAIRAGELDATVSQPADDYAKYGMYWVKKAMEGETFKAGPTDHGSTIVEVRPGILEDQLPAPVVTKDNVDDKALWGNNL; this is translated from the coding sequence GTGCGTACGAGGGTGATCAGGGTGGCCGCCGCGGCCACCGCGCTCGGGCTGGCGCTGTCGGCCTGTGGGTCCACGAAGGACAACGCTCCGAAACCGGGTGCCGGTGGAGCGCAGGGCGGGAAGGTCGGCGCGACGATCCCGCTGCTGACCTCACCGTTCTGGCAGGCCTACAACAACTACGTACCGCTGAAGGCGAAGGAACAGGGCGTCGACGCGCTGCCGACGGTCAACGCGGACAGCGATTCGGCGAAGCAGATCACCGACGTCAACACCTTGCTCAATCAGGGCGTCAAGGGCCTTGTCGTGACCCCCATCGACTCCGCCGCCGTCGTGGCGGGCCTCAAGGCAGCGGAGAACAAAGGCGTCCCGGTGGTGGCGGTCGATGTCGCGCCCGAGAGCGGCAAGGTCGCGATGGTGGTGCGCGCGGACAACAAGGCGTACGGCACCAAGGCCTGTGAAGCGATCGGCGCGAAGGTCACGTCGGGCAAGGTCGTGCAGGTCATGGGCGATCTCGCCTCGGTCAACGGCCGCGACCGCTCCGAGGCGTTCCGGGAATGCATGAAGGCGAAGTTCCCCGGCGTCCAGGTGCTGGAGGTCGCTGCCGAGTGGAAGGCGGACAAGGCGTCGTCCGGTTTGGACAGTCTGCTGACCGCCAACCCGGACATCAAGGCCGTGTACATGCAGGCGGGCGGTGTCTACCTGGCGCCGACGCAGCAGGCGCTCAAACGCAAGAACCTCTACTTCCCGGTCGGCGACCCGAAGCATGTCGTGCTGGTCAGCAACGACGGCATCCCGCAGGAGCTGGCCGCGATCCGCGCGGGCGAACTCGACGCGACCGTGTCCCAGCCCGCCGACGACTACGCCAAGTACGGCATGTACTGGGTCAAGAAGGCGATGGAGGGGGAGACCTTCAAGGCAGGGCCGACCGACCACGGCAGCACGATCGTCGAGGTCCGGCCCGGCATCCTGGAAGACCAGCTCCCCGCGCCGGTCGTCACCAAGGACAACGTCGACGACAAGGCTCTCTGGGGGAACAACCTGTGA
- a CDS encoding SDR family NAD(P)-dependent oxidoreductase, with translation MSEFEGLVAAVTGGASGIGRATADLLAARGAKVAVLDLKPDDLPEGLTGFRCDVGSDDEVRAAIDAVAERFGRLDVLVNNAGIGAQGDVTSNSDDEWHRVLDINVVGMVRLARAALPHLKNSPSAAIVNTCSIAAWAGLPNRALYSASKGAVLSLTLAMATDHLADRIRVNCVCPGTADTPWVGRLLDSAGDPEAERAALAARQPMGRLVTADEVANAVVYLASPLSASTTGTALAVDGGMYGLRPRGPVQH, from the coding sequence GTGAGTGAGTTCGAAGGCCTTGTCGCCGCCGTCACCGGCGGTGCCTCCGGTATCGGCAGGGCCACCGCCGACCTGCTCGCCGCACGCGGGGCGAAGGTCGCGGTCCTCGACCTGAAGCCGGACGACCTTCCCGAAGGTCTCACCGGATTCCGGTGCGACGTCGGCTCCGACGACGAGGTCCGCGCGGCGATCGACGCGGTCGCGGAGCGTTTCGGCAGGCTCGACGTCCTGGTCAACAACGCGGGAATCGGCGCGCAGGGCGACGTCACCTCCAACAGTGACGACGAGTGGCACCGGGTCCTCGACATCAACGTCGTCGGCATGGTGCGGCTCGCGCGGGCCGCGTTGCCGCATCTGAAGAACTCGCCGTCGGCCGCGATCGTCAACACCTGTTCGATCGCCGCGTGGGCAGGCCTGCCCAACCGCGCGCTGTACTCGGCCAGCAAGGGCGCGGTGCTCTCGCTGACCCTGGCGATGGCGACCGACCACCTCGCCGACCGGATCCGGGTCAACTGCGTCTGCCCCGGTACCGCGGACACCCCGTGGGTCGGCAGGCTGCTCGACTCCGCCGGCGACCCGGAGGCCGAACGGGCCGCTTTGGCCGCCCGTCAGCCGATGGGCAGGCTGGTGACCGCGGACGAGGTCGCGAACGCGGTCGTGTACCTCGCCAGTCCGCTGTCGGCTTCGACCACCGGCACGGCACTCGCCGTCGACGGAGGTATGTACGGGCTGCGTCCGCGCGGCCCGGTCCAGCACTAG
- a CDS encoding enolase C-terminal domain-like protein, whose protein sequence is MAKIVGMEVLDVRFPTSRELDGSDAMNPDPDYSAAYVVLHTDGGPDGYGLAFTIGRGNDVQAAAIRALEPHVVGLDVPTDAAALGALSRALVGDSQLRWLGPEKGVAHMAIGAVVNAAWDLAARIAGLPVWRFAAEMSPEELVSLVDFRYLSDALTEQEALDILRAAEPGRAERIAKIERDGYRAYSTSPGWLGYSDEKLARLAEQAVADGFEMIKLKVGGDLEDDVRRMKLARETVGADIRVAVDANQRWDVSSAIAWMTELAPYDPYWIEEPTSPDDVLGHAAIAKALSPIRVATGEHVQNRVVFKQLLQAGAISVLQLDAARVGGFNENLAILLLAAKFDVPVCPHAGGVGLCELVRHLSMFDFAAVSGSDVDRSIEWVDHLHEHFTDPAVVTRGRYLAPSAPGFSARMHDATLRRFTFPDGPEWTEIDSE, encoded by the coding sequence ATGGCGAAGATCGTGGGCATGGAGGTGCTCGACGTCCGCTTCCCCACCTCGCGGGAGCTGGACGGTTCGGACGCCATGAACCCGGACCCGGACTACTCGGCCGCGTACGTCGTGCTCCACACCGACGGCGGACCGGACGGCTACGGCCTCGCGTTCACCATCGGACGCGGCAACGACGTCCAGGCCGCGGCGATCCGCGCGCTGGAACCGCATGTCGTCGGCCTGGACGTGCCGACCGACGCGGCCGCGCTCGGCGCGCTGTCGAGGGCGCTGGTCGGCGACTCGCAACTGCGGTGGCTCGGCCCGGAAAAGGGTGTCGCGCATATGGCGATCGGCGCCGTGGTCAACGCCGCCTGGGACCTCGCCGCGCGCATCGCCGGGCTCCCGGTCTGGCGTTTCGCCGCCGAGATGTCGCCGGAGGAACTGGTCTCCCTCGTCGACTTCCGTTACCTGTCCGACGCGCTGACCGAGCAGGAGGCGCTCGACATCCTCCGCGCCGCCGAGCCCGGCCGCGCCGAGCGGATCGCCAAGATCGAGCGTGACGGATACCGCGCGTACAGCACTTCCCCCGGCTGGCTCGGGTACTCGGACGAGAAACTCGCCCGGCTCGCCGAGCAGGCCGTCGCGGACGGCTTCGAGATGATCAAGCTGAAGGTCGGCGGCGATCTCGAAGACGACGTCCGCCGGATGAAGCTCGCCCGCGAGACCGTCGGCGCGGACATCCGGGTCGCCGTCGACGCGAACCAGCGCTGGGACGTCTCGTCGGCGATCGCCTGGATGACCGAGCTGGCGCCGTACGACCCGTACTGGATCGAGGAACCGACCTCGCCGGACGACGTGCTCGGGCACGCCGCGATCGCCAAGGCCCTGTCCCCGATCCGCGTGGCCACCGGTGAGCACGTCCAGAACCGCGTGGTGTTCAAGCAGCTGCTGCAGGCCGGTGCGATCTCGGTGCTGCAGCTGGACGCCGCCAGGGTCGGCGGGTTCAACGAGAACCTCGCGATCCTGTTGCTGGCGGCCAAATTCGACGTCCCGGTGTGCCCGCACGCCGGCGGGGTCGGGCTGTGCGAGCTCGTGCGGCACCTGTCGATGTTCGACTTCGCGGCGGTGTCCGGTTCCGACGTCGACCGGTCCATCGAGTGGGTCGACCACCTCCACGAGCATTTCACCGATCCGGCCGTCGTGACCCGCGGCCGCTACCTGGCGCCCTCCGCGCCGGGCTTCTCGGCACGGATGCACGACGCCACCCTGCGCCGGTTCACCTTCCCCGACGGTCCAGAATGGACGGAGATCGACAGTGAGTGA
- a CDS encoding fumarylacetoacetate hydrolase family protein, whose translation MQLLRLGEPGSERPFVRAGDGTVRDLSGLTSDIDGSFFASDGVARVAAALAAGELPEAGPELARARVGAPIARPGKVVCVGLNYRQHAEESGAEVPTEPVVFMKAPDVVVGPEDDVLVPRGSTKTDWEVELGVVIGKTARYIESVEEALEYVAGYTVSNDVSEREFQLERGGTWDKGKSCENFNPLGPWLVTADEVPDPQALGLRLWVNGEKKQDSSTKDMIFTVAEIVHYLSRFMVLRPGDLINTGTPQGVALGQPDPKPYLREGDVIELEIDGLGRQRQSTRQA comes from the coding sequence GTGCAGCTGTTGCGTCTCGGGGAACCGGGAAGTGAGCGTCCGTTCGTACGTGCCGGGGACGGCACGGTGCGCGACCTCTCGGGGCTGACTTCCGACATCGATGGCAGCTTCTTCGCGAGCGACGGTGTCGCCAGGGTCGCGGCCGCGCTGGCCGCCGGTGAGCTGCCTGAAGCCGGTCCTGAACTCGCGCGCGCCAGGGTGGGCGCGCCGATCGCGCGGCCCGGCAAGGTCGTCTGCGTCGGCCTCAACTACCGGCAGCACGCAGAGGAGTCCGGTGCCGAGGTCCCGACCGAGCCGGTCGTCTTCATGAAGGCGCCCGACGTCGTCGTCGGCCCGGAGGACGACGTGCTCGTGCCGCGTGGTTCGACCAAGACCGACTGGGAGGTCGAGCTCGGCGTCGTCATCGGCAAGACCGCGCGCTACATCGAGAGCGTCGAAGAGGCCCTCGAGTACGTCGCCGGGTACACCGTCTCGAACGACGTGTCCGAGCGCGAGTTCCAGCTGGAACGCGGCGGCACGTGGGACAAGGGCAAGTCGTGCGAGAACTTCAACCCGCTCGGCCCGTGGCTGGTCACCGCCGACGAGGTGCCCGATCCGCAGGCCCTCGGCCTGCGGCTTTGGGTCAACGGCGAGAAGAAACAGGACTCGTCCACCAAGGACATGATTTTCACGGTCGCCGAGATCGTGCATTATCTGAGTCGGTTCATGGTGCTGCGCCCTGGCGATCTCATCAACACCGGTACCCCGCAGGGCGTCGCGCTCGGCCAGCCCGATCCCAAGCCGTACCTGCGGGAAGGTGACGTCATCGAGCTCGAGATCGACGGCCTCGGCCGCCAGCGCCAGAGCACGAGGCAGGCGTGA
- a CDS encoding Bcr/CflA family multidrug efflux MFS transporter has protein sequence MTIAPERVEEIVTRPSTTGRARFVLILGGLSAFGPLSIDMYLPALPQMAGELRAADATVQLTLSAFIIGLAIGQLILGPLSDAIGRRKPLVAGLALYMVGSILCALAPSAELLIAARGVQAFGAAAGIVIARATVRDFYSGTAMTKFFSLLMLVNGLAPILAPIIGGQILNWTSWRGVFVCLTVFGAFLLAVVFFLLPEPLPEERRTPARFGSVLRKYGSLLRDRAFLGYALASGLMFGSLFAYISGSSFALQGVYGLSPQAYSLVFGLNGIGIVAVGQLNGRIVGRFPERTLLTVGLGIAAVAGFGVLAATVLDLGLIGLLIPLFILVSSIGMVAPNASSLALAEQARSAGSASALLGVLQFVVGGLATPLVGLGGPGTAVPMGIVMAGFGVLALLAFGTMTRSTAPETLALQQA, from the coding sequence ATGACCATCGCGCCCGAGCGAGTGGAAGAAATCGTCACGCGACCGAGTACCACCGGCCGCGCCCGGTTCGTCCTGATCCTCGGCGGCCTGTCCGCCTTCGGGCCCCTGTCCATCGACATGTACCTGCCCGCGCTCCCGCAGATGGCGGGCGAACTGCGCGCGGCGGACGCGACCGTCCAGCTCACGCTGAGCGCGTTCATCATCGGGCTCGCCATCGGGCAGCTGATCCTCGGACCGCTGTCCGACGCGATCGGCCGCCGCAAACCGCTCGTGGCCGGGCTCGCGCTCTACATGGTCGGCTCGATCCTGTGCGCCCTCGCCCCGAGCGCCGAACTGCTCATCGCCGCGCGCGGTGTCCAGGCCTTCGGTGCCGCGGCCGGCATCGTGATCGCCAGGGCGACCGTGCGCGACTTCTACTCCGGCACCGCGATGACGAAGTTCTTCTCGCTGCTCATGCTGGTCAACGGGCTCGCCCCGATCCTGGCGCCGATCATCGGCGGCCAGATCCTGAACTGGACCTCGTGGCGCGGCGTGTTCGTCTGCCTGACCGTGTTCGGCGCGTTCCTGCTCGCCGTCGTCTTCTTCCTGCTGCCGGAACCGCTGCCCGAGGAACGCCGTACCCCGGCCCGCTTCGGCTCGGTGCTCCGGAAGTACGGAAGCCTGCTCCGCGATCGCGCTTTCCTCGGCTACGCGCTGGCTTCCGGGCTCATGTTCGGCAGCCTGTTCGCCTACATCTCCGGCTCGTCCTTCGCGCTGCAGGGTGTCTACGGGCTCAGCCCGCAGGCGTACAGCCTGGTGTTCGGGCTCAACGGTATCGGCATCGTGGCCGTCGGCCAGCTGAACGGGCGCATCGTCGGACGTTTCCCGGAGCGGACGCTGCTGACCGTCGGCCTCGGCATCGCGGCGGTGGCCGGGTTCGGCGTGCTGGCCGCGACGGTGCTGGACCTCGGCCTGATCGGGCTGCTGATCCCGCTGTTCATCCTGGTGTCGAGCATCGGCATGGTGGCGCCGAACGCGAGTTCGCTGGCGCTGGCCGAACAGGCGCGGTCCGCCGGTTCGGCGTCGGCGCTGCTGGGCGTGCTGCAGTTCGTCGTCGGCGGGCTGGCGACGCCGCTGGTCGGGCTGGGCGGTCCGGGCACCGCCGTGCCGATGGGGATCGTGATGGCGGGGTTCGGCGTGCTGGCTCTGCTGGCCTTCGGGACCATGACGCGGTCGACGGCACCGGAGACCCTGGCACTCCAGCAGGCGTAG
- a CDS encoding NAD(P)/FAD-dependent oxidoreductase: MSEPRKIVIVGAGLAGATAAGTLRERGYAGEILLLGTDKHRPYELPPLSKGLLMGNTDEPDWVHDAGFYEEKDIAFRSGATATKIELGSRLVHDDAGGEHRFDRLVLATGSQPRSLPVPGGDLPGLRTLRTLDDALALRSAFKDAERVVIVGAGWIGTEAAAAAREHGAEVTVVDQVGSPLLAVLGEEVSGVFKDLHTTHGVNWRLGEGVAGFTGGPDGVTGVRLQSGDELPADVVLVAVGAAPRVDLAHAAGLELSDDGGVCADAGLRTAAPDVYAIGDIAAHFHPRYGKRVRVEHWSNAKWQGEHVAANLLGENEPYLKSPYFFSDQYDLGCEYRGLADPETDQLVVRGDLAARDFTAFWLRDGQVTAAMNVNQWDDGDALKALVEGRASVTAEQLKTADLKGLA; encoded by the coding sequence GTGTCCGAACCCAGGAAGATCGTCATCGTCGGTGCCGGCCTCGCGGGAGCGACGGCCGCCGGGACGCTGCGAGAACGTGGCTACGCGGGTGAAATCCTGCTGCTCGGCACCGACAAGCATCGCCCGTACGAATTACCGCCCTTGTCCAAAGGGCTGCTGATGGGCAACACCGATGAACCCGATTGGGTGCACGACGCGGGTTTCTACGAAGAGAAGGACATCGCTTTCCGGAGCGGCGCGACCGCGACCAAGATCGAACTCGGCTCGCGCCTCGTGCACGACGACGCGGGCGGCGAGCATCGCTTCGACCGTCTCGTGCTCGCGACCGGCTCCCAGCCGCGCTCCTTGCCGGTGCCCGGCGGCGACCTGCCCGGACTGCGGACCCTGCGCACCCTCGACGACGCGCTGGCGCTGCGTTCGGCGTTCAAGGACGCCGAACGGGTGGTGATCGTCGGCGCGGGCTGGATCGGCACTGAGGCCGCGGCGGCCGCCAGGGAGCATGGCGCTGAGGTGACCGTGGTCGACCAGGTCGGCTCGCCGCTGCTCGCGGTACTGGGCGAGGAGGTGTCCGGCGTCTTCAAGGACCTTCACACCACCCACGGGGTGAACTGGCGTCTCGGTGAAGGCGTCGCCGGGTTCACCGGTGGCCCGGACGGGGTGACCGGCGTACGTCTTCAGAGCGGGGATGAGCTTCCCGCGGACGTCGTGCTGGTGGCCGTCGGCGCCGCTCCCCGCGTCGACCTCGCGCACGCCGCCGGGCTGGAACTGTCCGACGACGGCGGTGTCTGCGCCGACGCGGGCCTGCGGACCGCCGCGCCCGACGTCTACGCGATCGGCGACATCGCCGCGCATTTCCATCCCCGCTACGGAAAACGCGTCCGCGTCGAGCACTGGTCGAACGCGAAATGGCAGGGCGAGCACGTCGCGGCGAACCTGCTGGGAGAGAACGAGCCGTACCTGAAGAGCCCGTATTTCTTCTCGGACCAGTACGACCTCGGCTGCGAATACCGAGGCCTCGCCGATCCCGAAACCGATCAGCTGGTGGTGCGCGGCGACCTCGCGGCGCGGGACTTCACGGCGTTCTGGCTGCGGGACGGGCAGGTGACCGCCGCGATGAACGTCAACCAGTGGGATGACGGGGACGCGTTGAAGGCCCTTGTCGAGGGACGCGCTTCGGTGACGGCGGAGCAGCTGAAGACGGCCGATCTCAAGGGACTCGCCTAG